A stretch of the Filimonas lacunae genome encodes the following:
- a CDS encoding sigma-54 dependent transcriptional regulator, with amino-acid sequence MITGTILIVEDEFIVATDLTRKLTKAGYEVCAVATSVAEATELIQLHQPAWAILDIFLMDGSLGTQLAEQLVAKNIGFLYLSASQDIHIIEKARLTNPYGFLVKPFKEQDLLMMLEIAIQKHQHQLQLAAQREMFWQQNLQLLNGEQTPVCEKIKQVPGFFQSAIPFDYMHISTTTPNSTHSHRYGFLRKDFNHYQVLEQADILTIIDEQAPLHWQEQFMHYYNFCSHTTWNTVLENKEKVLLSFYSRSHNAYTGEHLSFLQNHALPLQTFLQLLLKPLPPAASPGPGAVMPDTSHKDEKPSFTGIIGKSPALLRVLDHIATVAPSPTSVLITGESGTGKERVAKAIHQLSDRRHKPLVVINCAALPADLIEPELFGHEKGAFTGAHDKRAGKFELAHGGTLFLDEVGELSLAAQMKLLRVLQEREVERIGANKTFKVDVRVIAATNRKLEEAVAAGRFRLDLYFRLNVYQIILPPLRERQEDIPLLAAHFTKMYSTSLKKPPVSISSEAMQTLMHYPWPGNVRELAHTIERSVLLTRGYMMREIILPQKPLATDFSFSVINAKATSNAANEADYLVSILKLCKGKIRGEGGAASYLGIPATTLQSRMKKLGIKKVFDFE; translated from the coding sequence ATGATAACAGGTACCATTTTAATTGTAGAAGATGAGTTCATCGTAGCAACTGACCTCACCCGCAAATTAACCAAAGCGGGTTACGAGGTTTGCGCGGTAGCTACTTCCGTTGCAGAAGCCACGGAGCTGATACAATTGCATCAGCCGGCCTGGGCTATATTGGATATCTTTTTAATGGACGGCTCATTGGGCACACAGCTGGCAGAACAGCTGGTGGCAAAAAACATAGGCTTCCTGTACCTTTCGGCCAGTCAGGATATACACATCATAGAAAAAGCCCGGCTTACCAATCCCTACGGCTTCCTGGTAAAACCTTTTAAAGAGCAGGATTTGCTGATGATGCTGGAAATAGCCATACAAAAACACCAGCACCAACTGCAACTGGCAGCACAGCGCGAAATGTTCTGGCAACAAAACCTGCAACTGCTGAACGGGGAACAAACCCCGGTTTGTGAAAAAATAAAACAGGTGCCGGGTTTCTTTCAAAGCGCCATACCGTTTGATTATATGCACATCAGCACCACCACACCCAATAGCACCCATAGCCACCGGTATGGTTTTCTGCGCAAAGATTTTAACCATTACCAGGTGCTGGAACAGGCGGATATATTGACTATCATTGATGAACAGGCCCCGCTACACTGGCAGGAACAGTTCATGCATTATTATAACTTTTGTTCACACACCACCTGGAACACTGTTTTAGAAAATAAAGAAAAGGTGTTACTCAGCTTTTACAGCAGAAGCCACAACGCCTATACAGGCGAACACCTGTCTTTTTTACAAAACCATGCCCTACCATTACAAACCTTTTTGCAACTTTTATTAAAGCCTTTACCACCTGCTGCTTCACCGGGGCCCGGCGCTGTTATGCCCGATACATCTCACAAGGATGAAAAACCATCGTTTACCGGCATCATTGGCAAAAGCCCGGCATTATTGCGGGTACTGGACCATATAGCCACGGTAGCCCCTTCCCCTACTTCTGTTCTTATCACCGGCGAAAGTGGCACCGGCAAAGAGCGGGTGGCAAAAGCAATACACCAGTTATCTGACAGAAGACACAAACCACTGGTAGTGATCAACTGCGCTGCGTTGCCTGCCGACCTGATAGAGCCGGAACTGTTTGGCCACGAGAAAGGCGCTTTTACCGGCGCGCACGACAAGCGTGCAGGCAAGTTTGAACTGGCACATGGCGGCACCCTGTTCCTGGATGAAGTGGGTGAATTATCGCTTGCTGCACAAATGAAGCTGCTGCGCGTGCTGCAGGAAAGAGAAGTGGAACGGATAGGTGCCAACAAAACTTTTAAAGTAGATGTGCGCGTAATAGCTGCCACAAACAGAAAACTGGAAGAAGCCGTGGCAGCCGGCCGCTTCCGGCTGGATCTGTATTTCCGGCTGAACGTATACCAGATCATTCTTCCCCCGCTTCGCGAGCGGCAGGAAGACATTCCACTGCTGGCTGCACATTTTACTAAAATGTATTCCACCTCACTGAAAAAGCCGCCGGTATCCATTAGCAGTGAAGCCATGCAAACACTCATGCACTATCCCTGGCCCGGCAATGTAAGAGAGCTGGCACATACTATTGAACGCAGCGTTTTACTAACACGCGGGTATATGATGCGTGAAATAATACTGCCACAAAAACCTTTGGCTACTGATTTCAGCTTTAGTGTCATCAATGCCAAAGCAACCAGCAACGCCGCTAATGAAGCTGATTACCTGGTGAGCATATTAAAACTATGCAAAGGTAAAATACGTGGTGAAGGAGGCGCAGCCAGCTATTTAGGTATTCCGGCAACCACTTTACAGTCGCGCATGAAAAAATTAGGCATAAAAAAAGTGTTTGATTTTGAATAA
- a CDS encoding helix-turn-helix domain-containing protein: protein MNPKTGIPFLSITHIDALTPLPVPVNRKSYRILIINSGSCNCQIDKMETTIDNTSMAVVKPNIYLSVSPGTEASGYIISFCNQFLHLLTSMAPKLQRLPIHLKQAQNIRLTTEEQTHLTTLTEKLAHELHHEHDKADTPIIHALFQVFAFEISRLLAKQAPLKNARCSQLLMRFYSLLDEHFASFKQPFQYASMMYITPNQLNNIIKTTLGCTASTIIQERIVTEAKMLIAHNNLSMKEVAFKLGFEDMSHFSRFFKKVAGTSFSSFRKEIQLQN, encoded by the coding sequence ATGAATCCGAAAACGGGGATTCCTTTTTTATCTATTACTCATATTGATGCATTAACACCATTACCAGTACCTGTAAACCGTAAAAGCTACAGGATATTAATAATAAACTCCGGCAGCTGTAACTGCCAGATTGATAAAATGGAAACTACTATAGACAACACAAGCATGGCCGTGGTAAAGCCCAATATATACCTGTCTGTTTCGCCCGGAACAGAAGCCAGCGGCTATATCATATCCTTTTGTAACCAGTTTTTGCACCTGCTTACCAGCATGGCCCCTAAACTGCAACGGTTGCCTATACATTTAAAACAGGCGCAGAACATACGGTTAACTACGGAGGAACAAACACATTTAACCACCCTGACAGAGAAGCTGGCACACGAACTGCATCATGAACATGATAAAGCCGACACTCCCATCATACATGCTTTATTCCAGGTATTTGCCTTTGAAATAAGCCGGCTGCTGGCCAAACAGGCTCCTTTAAAAAATGCACGGTGCAGCCAGTTATTAATGCGGTTTTATTCATTGCTGGATGAGCATTTTGCTTCTTTCAAGCAGCCTTTTCAATATGCCAGTATGATGTATATCACCCCCAACCAGTTGAACAATATTATTAAAACCACATTAGGCTGCACAGCCAGCACTATTATACAGGAGCGCATTGTAACAGAAGCTAAAATGCTGATTGCACACAACAACCTGAGCATGAAAGAGGTGGCGTTTAAACTGGGCTTTGAAGATATGTCGCACTTTAGCCGCTTCTTTAAAAAAGTAGCAGGCACATCGTTTTCCAGCTTCAGAAAAGAAATACAACTACAAAATTAA
- a CDS encoding sigma-54-dependent Fis family transcriptional regulator, translating into MPLTENNDSEQHYLQSMHTATELLSLCEAFTSVQEPKQLEYLLRLQVHPLLGIHTSYVTCIKESNNGDEYLLHTPPAEITREQKEYYILQKEKDALLLGLLNRINEQERYIRLDWNRQAEEIQADTALRAFPNAGTAALLIAGLFRRSKVIGYWLMLVPEHLSKAALPSRLLDLVTLQLSNAVHKIILYEQLHSNKKESESLQLLNIDLAAARNRQDILSLVRTRLLALFPFSHHFICKVNEDDTTLSLYGTDVHSCAQYHPLYETVKAMKVPIADGIWNKVLLSSEPAVFDLTEMEKRETLPMYLRVNAESGIRWVVMLAFKLDEKVIGAWAIAFTHTQQPLSRQLKLIKAIAAPVSVAISNIIANESLHEKREERERLLDANFALADVRDRQKLEEALHLHLPLLLRNSYHSVALVQESKANTEIDIIRIEHLFHTSANNTQLTALHNEGVQWIAVLSLKNGNEPAACLHVYFKGVEKPEKKLLNLLKEISLPASKAFSAILHYEEIVRRDKEKELLLTLSKDIAGIREKEQLLQTIKKRLQQPMGFTHFALAVKDAAGVITTFLADPGSRAKMHPSYYSLFRQELQHDHPFLQHIHQASQPVVINRNNAVAFSELPDVIKVNFESGIEEMVITRLYDGINVFGYWFLFFQERGQILSAQFNLVSAISHQLSTAMLNIRANTELINRDRENELLLNISKMISGAKNYGDVTALIAAKLPEVFLFEHHLIGIIQERDAMIQFVLPPSPTPGITYSEHTYTLSDLLGEETGESLLTSDSFIEITLTSKQIIRFQQITGERIPAQAMVTSFTYSGKLTGIWLLFYTNTPAVSDKKSRLLSSIKDQLSVAIGNLQASEQIQRQLTETSHYKEHLEEEKIYLREELETAYQYADIVGQSNAVKKVFEMVALVAPSDSTVLIQGETGTGKELIARAIHHLSPRQSKLMVKVNCAALPANLVESELFGHEKGSFTGAIERRIGKFELANGGTLFLDEIGEMPLELQVKLLRALQEREIERIGGRSVIKVNVRVVTATNRNLEQEVREGRFRSDLYFRLNTFPIYAPPLREHKEDIPLLANHFVNRFSKKAGKAIDTISQGALQTLMAYDWPGNVRELEHHVERSVLLAQGNTIRQMDVMLRQAFPAAATQGDSSAIKTIDDNERDLIIRALKFCSGKISGTNGAASLLGVPPTTLYSKMKRLHIKKTFNK; encoded by the coding sequence ATGCCCTTAACTGAAAATAACGATAGTGAACAGCATTACCTGCAAAGCATGCACACAGCCACCGAACTGCTTTCGCTTTGCGAAGCATTTACCTCTGTACAGGAACCTAAGCAACTGGAATACCTGCTACGCCTGCAGGTTCATCCCTTACTGGGCATCCATACGTCCTATGTCACTTGCATTAAAGAAAGTAATAACGGCGATGAATATTTACTGCACACTCCTCCTGCGGAGATTACCAGGGAACAAAAGGAATATTATATCCTGCAAAAAGAAAAGGATGCCCTGTTACTGGGTTTGCTGAACCGCATCAATGAACAGGAAAGATATATCCGGCTCGATTGGAACCGGCAGGCGGAAGAAATACAGGCAGATACCGCACTACGTGCTTTTCCGAACGCAGGCACAGCGGCACTGCTGATAGCCGGCTTGTTTCGCAGAAGTAAGGTAATTGGCTACTGGCTGATGCTTGTGCCCGAACACCTTTCCAAAGCCGCTTTACCTTCGCGGCTGCTGGACCTGGTTACCCTGCAATTATCCAATGCAGTACACAAGATCATTTTATATGAACAATTACACAGCAACAAAAAAGAAAGCGAAAGCCTGCAACTGCTGAATATAGATCTGGCAGCAGCCCGTAACAGGCAGGATATTCTTAGCCTGGTACGCACCCGGTTATTAGCCCTGTTTCCCTTTTCGCATCACTTTATCTGTAAGGTAAATGAAGATGACACTACACTTAGTCTTTATGGAACCGATGTGCATTCCTGCGCCCAGTATCATCCGCTTTATGAAACGGTGAAAGCAATGAAAGTACCTATTGCGGATGGCATCTGGAATAAAGTATTACTATCATCCGAGCCAGCGGTGTTTGATCTTACCGAAATGGAAAAGCGGGAAACACTCCCCATGTATCTGCGCGTAAATGCAGAATCGGGCATCAGATGGGTGGTTATGCTGGCTTTTAAATTAGATGAAAAAGTTATTGGCGCATGGGCTATTGCATTTACCCATACCCAACAACCATTATCCCGGCAATTGAAACTGATAAAAGCTATAGCGGCACCGGTATCTGTAGCCATCTCCAATATCATTGCCAACGAATCGTTGCATGAAAAAAGGGAAGAAAGAGAAAGACTGCTGGATGCCAATTTTGCACTGGCAGATGTAAGGGACCGGCAAAAACTGGAAGAAGCATTACACCTGCACCTGCCGCTGCTGTTACGCAACAGTTATCATTCGGTAGCATTGGTGCAGGAAAGCAAGGCTAACACAGAAATTGATATTATACGCATAGAACACCTTTTTCATACCTCTGCCAACAATACACAGCTTACCGCCTTGCATAACGAAGGGGTGCAGTGGATAGCTGTTCTTTCCCTTAAAAACGGAAACGAGCCCGCCGCCTGCCTGCATGTTTATTTTAAAGGTGTAGAAAAACCGGAGAAAAAACTGCTGAACCTGTTGAAAGAAATTTCCCTACCCGCATCCAAAGCGTTTTCTGCCATTTTACATTACGAAGAAATTGTAAGGCGCGACAAGGAAAAAGAATTGCTGTTAACACTGAGTAAAGACATTGCCGGCATACGTGAAAAAGAACAACTATTGCAAACCATCAAAAAACGTTTGCAGCAGCCTATGGGTTTTACTCATTTTGCACTGGCGGTAAAAGATGCAGCAGGTGTTATCACCACCTTCCTGGCCGATCCTGGTTCGCGTGCCAAAATGCATCCTTCCTATTATAGCCTTTTCCGGCAAGAGCTTCAGCACGACCATCCTTTTCTGCAACACATTCACCAGGCATCGCAACCTGTGGTGATTAACAGGAATAATGCAGTAGCCTTTTCTGAATTGCCCGATGTTATCAAAGTAAACTTTGAAAGCGGCATAGAAGAAATGGTCATCACACGGCTTTACGATGGGATAAACGTGTTTGGTTACTGGTTTTTATTTTTCCAGGAACGGGGCCAGATTTTATCTGCACAGTTTAACCTGGTAAGCGCTATATCGCACCAGCTTTCCACTGCTATGTTAAACATACGCGCTAATACAGAACTCATTAACCGCGACCGGGAAAATGAACTGCTGCTTAACATCAGTAAAATGATTTCCGGTGCTAAAAACTATGGTGATGTTACAGCACTGATTGCCGCTAAACTACCCGAGGTATTTTTGTTTGAACATCACCTGATAGGGATTATACAGGAGCGGGATGCTATGATACAGTTTGTGCTTCCTCCTTCCCCCACCCCCGGAATCACTTACAGCGAGCATACCTATACCCTTTCTGACCTGCTGGGCGAAGAAACAGGCGAATCACTGCTAACCAGCGATTCTTTTATCGAAATAACACTCACCAGTAAACAAATCATCCGCTTTCAGCAGATCACCGGCGAACGTATACCGGCACAGGCAATGGTTACCAGCTTTACCTACAGCGGTAAACTAACCGGCATCTGGCTGCTATTTTACACCAACACACCCGCTGTTTCTGATAAAAAGTCGCGGCTGCTGTCCAGCATTAAAGACCAGCTTTCAGTTGCTATTGGCAACTTACAGGCATCCGAACAGATACAGCGCCAACTAACAGAAACCAGCCATTATAAAGAACACCTGGAAGAAGAAAAGATTTACCTGCGGGAAGAACTGGAAACCGCCTATCAATATGCGGATATAGTAGGACAAAGCAATGCTGTAAAGAAAGTATTTGAAATGGTAGCGCTGGTAGCGCCTTCGGACAGCACGGTGCTGATACAGGGAGAAACGGGCACAGGTAAAGAGCTGATAGCAAGAGCCATACATCACCTCTCGCCCCGGCAAAGTAAGTTAATGGTGAAAGTAAACTGTGCAGCCCTGCCGGCCAACCTGGTAGAAAGTGAATTATTCGGACATGAAAAAGGCAGCTTTACAGGCGCTATAGAACGCCGCATTGGCAAGTTTGAACTGGCTAATGGCGGCACTCTTTTTCTTGATGAAATAGGCGAAATGCCTTTGGAGCTACAGGTGAAGTTACTGCGGGCCTTGCAGGAACGGGAGATAGAAAGAATTGGTGGCCGTTCAGTTATTAAAGTGAATGTGCGCGTGGTTACCGCCACCAACCGCAACCTGGAACAGGAAGTAAGGGAAGGCCGGTTTAGAAGCGACCTGTATTTTCGCCTCAACACTTTTCCTATTTATGCGCCACCGCTGCGGGAACATAAAGAAGACATTCCCCTGCTGGCCAACCATTTTGTAAACAGGTTTTCTAAAAAGGCGGGTAAAGCCATTGACACCATCAGCCAGGGTGCGCTTCAAACATTAATGGCTTACGACTGGCCTGGCAATGTGCGGGAGCTGGAACATCATGTGGAACGCTCTGTGCTTTTAGCACAGGGTAATACCATCCGGCAAATGGATGTAATGCTACGCCAGGCTTTTCCGGCTGCTGCTACGCAGGGCGATTCCTCCGCGATCAAAACCATTGATGATAACGAGCGTGACCTGATTATACGGGCATTGAAATTTTGCTCCGGAAAAATAAGTGGCACAAATGGGGCGGCATCGCTATTGGGCGTTCCCCCTACTACCCTGTATTCAAAAATGAAGCGTCTGCATATAAAAAAGACATTCAACAAATAA
- a CDS encoding AraC family transcriptional regulator, translating into MKTGMAIHHIEPGAPLQKWLTNRYTYHLVLINQGTLQYQCGQKQVTLHKNVAGIIKAMDVVSNIRENQASGFVLSFSYDFLELSIILSAVTVRHFHTLTLDINSVLVSDEDNSMLCSFAAKLSKELNSSYYDEDDMLRSLFQVFLFRICKAVQAQDPPQHTHHTHISNFYSLLDQHFLSYRLTKDYARLMTLTPNHLNMVVKLKTGHPSSYIIHQRVLAEAKRMLICEEMNMKEIASRLGFTDNSHFSRFFKNQSGSTFSHFKNNFKALEHYQ; encoded by the coding sequence ATGAAAACAGGAATGGCAATTCACCATATTGAACCCGGTGCGCCTTTACAAAAATGGCTCACCAACCGTTACACTTATCACCTGGTGCTGATTAACCAGGGAACACTGCAATATCAATGCGGACAAAAGCAGGTAACCCTACATAAAAATGTAGCAGGTATTATTAAAGCGATGGATGTAGTTAGCAATATCCGGGAAAACCAGGCATCAGGTTTTGTACTCTCTTTCTCGTATGATTTCCTGGAGCTTTCTATTATCTTATCTGCTGTTACCGTGCGGCATTTTCATACGTTAACGCTGGACATTAACAGTGTGCTGGTGTCTGACGAAGACAACAGCATGCTGTGCAGCTTTGCCGCTAAATTAAGCAAGGAGCTTAACAGCAGTTATTATGATGAAGATGACATGTTACGCAGTTTATTCCAGGTATTCCTGTTCCGCATTTGCAAAGCAGTGCAGGCGCAGGATCCCCCGCAGCACACGCACCATACCCATATCAGCAATTTTTATTCATTGCTTGACCAGCACTTTTTATCCTACCGGTTAACGAAAGACTATGCCCGATTAATGACGCTTACCCCTAATCATCTGAATATGGTAGTGAAGTTAAAAACCGGGCATCCATCCAGCTATATCATTCATCAGCGCGTGCTGGCAGAAGCCAAACGCATGCTCATTTGTGAAGAGATGAACATGAAAGAGATTGCATCCCGTCTCGGCTTTACAGACAACTCTCATTTCAGCCGTTTCTTTAAAAACCAATCGGGCAGCACCTTTTCGCATTTCAAAAACAACTTTAAAGCATTAGAGCATTACCAGTAA
- a CDS encoding tetratricopeptide repeat-containing sensor histidine kinase, whose amino-acid sequence MNVLAGRIRQLGMMLLLFAVTAYESNARYKGSYNVEDTAAINATLAKALLLVNKPGEVAADLDAAQKLAEQALHASFGGRYRLGEGVAYTLLSKIYREKNEREKGHQFASRAVGLFTGNVQYPAQQADALIELADYSSIDDSVGLVHKIGLYRQATDMMDKAVTGDLKSADATKFLGDLYMLYRRYDSAKYYVQKSLAIYQANRYGQLQDVYSLLGVIYYNQFNRRLALKYELLAMEVAEKFKDSSALVVAIYNRLGMLYTRMDHDSVATAYYLKAITLAEKNNNDDRFRLYVNVAQMHIRSRRLKDAEILLEKGIREYPPRDTIQDDYADLLNTLLGVYALTRQCKQGELLQSRMKKIVEQHPGELDVITLHNFHHFSSMLFMANGQYDESGEHIDAMEQLNQRDKYITSSNRTIAYLRYQLDSSRNNLASALMYYKRFSDERDLLTKKNYDQDLAGLEVEYETKKRDLELGTRAEAIKNLQAQAQLQQKALQSRQLTRNLALVGIILLGLLLALLYNRFRYKQQTTRILNSQNENLKQLLAEREWLLKDVNHRVKNNLQIVISLLDAQMADLTDDKALHMVRGSQQRMHAISLIHKKLSLTEKYTSIPMQEYIPELAEECRKSMDAIRVAGITTEVDAVLLDVSQAVSVGLIINEAITNAYKYAFTDRKANARIAIRLRAINETSVKLTITDNGVGVADTSLLAQSSSLGMTLIQGLATQLNGKATFVSENGFSVQVTFQKMAVMNLQPAEVVAVAV is encoded by the coding sequence ATGAATGTATTAGCTGGTAGAATAAGGCAGTTGGGCATGATGTTACTATTGTTTGCAGTAACTGCTTATGAAAGTAATGCACGTTATAAGGGGAGTTACAATGTGGAGGATACTGCCGCGATAAATGCTACTTTGGCAAAAGCGTTATTATTGGTAAACAAGCCGGGAGAGGTTGCGGCAGATTTGGATGCTGCTCAAAAACTGGCAGAACAAGCATTACATGCATCTTTTGGCGGCAGGTACCGGTTGGGGGAAGGAGTAGCCTATACATTGTTGTCAAAGATTTACAGAGAGAAAAACGAGCGGGAAAAAGGACATCAATTTGCCAGTCGTGCAGTAGGCCTGTTTACAGGCAATGTACAGTATCCTGCACAGCAGGCGGATGCATTAATAGAACTGGCCGACTATAGTAGTATTGATGATTCAGTTGGTTTAGTCCATAAAATTGGATTGTACAGGCAAGCTACTGATATGATGGATAAGGCTGTAACCGGAGATTTGAAAAGCGCGGATGCCACCAAATTCCTGGGTGATTTATATATGTTATACCGCCGCTATGATTCGGCGAAGTATTATGTGCAAAAGTCTTTAGCTATTTATCAGGCAAACCGGTATGGGCAACTACAGGATGTGTATTCACTGTTGGGGGTAATTTATTATAACCAGTTTAACAGGCGCCTTGCTTTAAAGTACGAGTTGCTTGCTATGGAGGTAGCTGAAAAATTCAAAGATAGCAGTGCGTTGGTGGTGGCCATATATAACCGGCTGGGCATGTTGTACACCCGTATGGATCACGATTCTGTAGCAACAGCGTATTATTTAAAGGCTATTACGCTTGCGGAAAAAAATAACAACGATGATCGTTTCAGGCTATATGTGAATGTAGCACAAATGCATATCAGGTCACGCAGGCTGAAAGACGCCGAAATTCTACTGGAAAAAGGAATCAGGGAATATCCTCCCAGGGACACTATTCAAGACGATTATGCCGATTTGCTGAATACTTTGTTAGGTGTATATGCTTTAACCAGGCAATGTAAACAGGGAGAATTATTACAAAGCAGGATGAAAAAGATTGTAGAGCAGCATCCGGGCGAGCTGGATGTGATTACGCTACATAATTTTCATCATTTTTCTTCGATGCTTTTTATGGCTAACGGGCAGTATGATGAGAGTGGGGAGCATATTGATGCTATGGAGCAGTTGAATCAAAGGGATAAGTATATCACTTCCAGTAACAGAACAATTGCTTATCTCCGGTACCAGTTAGATTCTTCCAGAAATAATTTGGCAAGCGCTTTAATGTATTACAAACGTTTTAGTGATGAAAGAGATTTGCTGACCAAAAAAAATTATGATCAGGACTTAGCCGGCCTGGAAGTGGAATACGAAACAAAAAAGCGCGATCTGGAATTAGGAACAAGGGCAGAAGCGATAAAAAACCTGCAGGCACAGGCTCAGTTGCAGCAGAAGGCGCTGCAAAGCAGGCAACTAACCCGTAACCTGGCATTGGTAGGTATTATATTGCTGGGCCTGTTGCTGGCATTATTATATAATCGTTTCCGGTATAAGCAGCAGACTACCCGCATATTGAACAGCCAGAACGAAAACCTGAAACAGCTACTGGCTGAGCGGGAATGGTTATTGAAAGATGTAAACCACCGGGTTAAAAACAACCTGCAGATTGTGATAAGCCTGTTAGATGCACAAATGGCCGATCTTACCGATGATAAGGCGTTGCATATGGTGCGGGGCAGTCAGCAGCGTATGCATGCTATATCCCTTATTCATAAAAAACTGTCGCTGACTGAAAAATATACCAGCATTCCTATGCAGGAATATATACCCGAACTGGCAGAAGAATGCCGGAAAAGTATGGATGCTATCCGTGTAGCGGGTATTACTACAGAAGTAGATGCGGTATTGCTGGATGTTTCACAGGCCGTTTCGGTGGGGCTTATTATTAATGAAGCTATTACCAATGCCTATAAATATGCTTTTACAGATAGAAAGGCAAACGCGCGTATTGCCATCCGGTTGCGTGCTATCAATGAAACGTCGGTAAAATTAACTATTACAGATAACGGGGTAGGTGTTGCTGATACCTCATTGTTAGCACAGTCCTCTTCCCTGGGCATGACGCTGATACAAGGGCTTGCCACGCAGTTAAATGGTAAAGCCACGTTTGTTTCTGAAAACGGTTTTTCGGTACAGGTAACTTTTCAAAAGATGGCTGTGATGAATTTACAGCCTGCTGAAGTGGTTGCTGTAGCGGTGTAA